A region from the Corylus avellana chromosome ca7, CavTom2PMs-1.0 genome encodes:
- the LOC132186437 gene encoding nuclear pore complex protein NUP96, whose amino-acid sequence MASPALLPVSGSSSELRGTRNISFSTSCGMDFDVGTSSEVVSQYKKRRIPQKTDFQSCEVLRDIEVILPNLRSADYYTKPCLKELAARELADPGYCSRVLDFTIGRVGYGSVKYLGETDIRQLDLDDIVKFHRHEVVVYENENAKPVVGQGLNKAAEVTLVLRVRSLGFEEGKLEMVGDKLRMSAEKQGAHFISFDPANGEWKFLVQHFSRFGLSDDDEEDIVMDDATAAQNPVGVNGGEIPDIDEEHVGPNGVLLSHSLPAHLGLDPVRMREMKMLMFPDEEEEAEDFKEILTCQKPSFGKEYIRPLHSAQRMSHRSSPPVARKTPLALLEYNHGSFDSNSPGAILMVPQNKGMSLKPIKPEGSGFKLDLKQETPVTGSHSRNIVDAGLFMGRSFRVGWGPNGILVHTGTPVGSNDSQRVLSSVINLEKVAIDKVVRDENNKVREELIGFAFDSPLNLHNEINHETKVVEVGSFKLRLQKLVSDRLMLPEICRKYGDILERRLDVPGLASSTRVVLSHQVMVWELIKVLFSNRANSSKSKSLGADNEEDMMQDMKEASSDVDLEALPLIRRAEFSLWLQETVCPHVQDTISSLNESNYLEHVFLLLTGRQLDAAVELAASKGDVRLACLLSQAGGSMVNRADVLRQLDLWRINRLDFSFIEKDRLRLYELLSGNIHGALHDVNVDWKRFLGLLMWYQLPPNTSLPVVFHAYQHLVDDGKAPYPVPVYIDEGPVDEVIKWGTEERFDFSYYLMLLHASEEGEFGDLKTMFTALCSTNDPLDYHMIWHQRAVLEAIGAITSNDLHVLDMGLVSQLLCLGKCHWAIYVILHMPYREDFPYLHVNLIREILFQYCELWSSEESQSQFIENLGVPVAWLHEAMAVYFSYCGDFSKALEHFLQCAHWQKAHTIFITSVAHKLFLAAKHSEIWRLATSMEDHKSEIENWELGAGIYISFYLLRSSLQEDNNTMSELDSFESKNAICREFLGRLNESLAVLGGRFQVDARVAYSKMAEEICGLLLSDIEGSTCDGQLSCFDTVFSAPIPEDLRSSYLQGAVSVFTCFLSEVAT is encoded by the exons ATGGCGTCTCCTGCTCTGCTCCCGGTTTCTG GGAGTTCCAGTGAACTTCGTGGTACGAGAAACATCTCATTTAGTACttcatgtggtatggactttgATGTGGGAACTAGTTCAGAAGTTGTATCTCAGTACAAGAAAAGAAGGATCCCTCAAAAGACCGATTTTCAGTCATGTGAGGTTTTGAGAGACATTGAAGTTATATTACCTAATTTAAGATCAGCTGATTATTATACGAAACCCTGTTTGAAGGAGTTGGCTGCCCGGGAACTTGCAGACCCTGGTTATTGTAGCCGAGTTTTGGATTTCACGATTGGAAGGGTTGGTTATGGATCAGTCAAATATCTTGGGGAGACTGACATTAGACAGTTAGATTTAGATGACATTGTGAAGTTCCATAGGCACGAGGTAGTTGtgtatgaaaatgaaaatgccaAGCCTGTGGTTGGGCAGGGACTTAACAAGGCTGCTGAGGTGACTTTGGTCCTTCGAGTAAGATCACTAGGTTTCGAAGAGGGGAAACTGGAGATGGTTGGGGATAAATTAAGAATGAGTGCAGAGAAACAAGGGGCTCACTTCATTTCATTTGACCCAGCAAATGGTGAATGGAAATTCTTGGTTCAACATTTCAGCAGATTTGGATTGAGTGACGATGATGAAGAAGATATTGTAATGGATGATGCGACTGCAGCTCAGAATCCTGTGGGGGTGAATGGCGGTGAGATTCCTGATATTGATGAAGAACACGTGGGCCCTAATGGTGTGTTGCTCTCTCACTCTCTTCCAGCTCATCTTGGGCTTGACCCAGTAAGAATGAGAGAAATGAAAATGTTGATGTTTCCTGACGAGGAAGAGGAGGCGGAAGATTTTAAGGAAATACTGACATGTCAGAAGCCATCTTTTGGTAAAGAATACATAAGACCTTTACACTCTGCTCAGAGGATGAGCCATCGATCTAGTCCACCAGTTGCTCGAAAAACCCCTTTAGCATTGCTTGAGTACAACCATGGTAGTTTTGACTCAAACTCTCCTGGAGCTATTCTGATGGTCCCACAAAATAAGGGTATGTCATTGAAGCCAATAAAACCTGAAGGTTCAGGTTTTAAACTGGACCTCAAGCAAGAAACACCAGTAACTGGAAGCCATTCTCGCAACATAGTGGATGCAGGTTTGTTCATGGGTAGGTCATTTCGAGTAGGGTGGGGCCCAAATGGGATCCTTGTTCACACTGGTACACCTGTAGGTAGTAACGATTCTCAAAGGGTGTTATCATCTGTTATCAATTTAGAGAAGGTTGCTATTGATAAAGTGGTTAGAGACGAAAATAACAAAGTCAGAGAGGAACTTATTGGGTTTGCTTTTGATTCTCCATTAAATCTCCACAATGAGATAAATCATGAAACAAAAGTAGTTGAAGTTGGTTCCTTCAAACTGAGGCTTCAAAAACTTGTCTCAGATCGCCTAATGCTTCCAGAGATTTGTAGGAAATACGGAGATATTCTGGAGAGGAGGTTGGATGTTCCCGGGCTAGCTTCCTCTACTCGTGTGGTTTTGTCTCATCAAGTAATGGTCTGGGAATTGATAAAAGTTCTTTTTTCCAATCGGGCAAATAGTTCAAAGTCGAAGTCCTTGGGTGCTGATAATGAGGAAGACATGATGCAGGATATGAAGGAAGCTTCTTCAGATGTTGACCTAGAAGCACTACCTCTTATTCGAAGGGCAGAGTTCAGCTTATGGTTGCAAGAGACTGTTTGCCCTCATGTACAAGATACAATAAGCTCCTTGAATGAGTCCAATTATCTAGAACATGTATTCTTACTCTTGACTGGGCGGCAGCTTGATGCAGCTGTGGAGCTGGCAGCTTCTAAAGGAGATGTGAGATTGGCCTGTTTATTAAGTCAGGCTGGTGGTTCCATGGTTAACCGTGCTGATGTTTTGCGGCAGCTTGATCTTTGGAGAATCAATAGGCTGGATTTCAGTTTCATTGAGAAGGACCGGTTAAGACTTTATGAATTGCTTTCTGGTAATATTCATGGTGCTTTGCATGATGTGAATGTTGATTGGAAGAGGTTTCTAGGGTTATTGATGTGGTATCAACTACCACCTAACACTTCATTGCCTGTTGTTTTCCATGCATATCAACATCTTGTTGATGATGGAAAGGCTCCATATCCTGTTCCAGTGTACATTGATGAAGGACCAGTAGACGAGGTTATTAAATGGGGTACAGAGGAACGTTTTGACTTCTCATATTATCTTATGCTTCTTCATGCCAGTGAAGAGGGAGAGTTTGGCGATTTGAAGACAATGTTCACTGCCTTATGTTCAACAAACGATCCACTTGATTACCATATGATCTGGCATCAGCGTGCAGTGTTGGAAGCAATTGGTGCTAtaacttctaatgatcttcatGTTCTGGACATGGGACTTGTCTCGCAGCTGTTGTGTCTGGGGAAATGTCATTGGGCCATCTATGTGATCCTTCATATGCCCTACCGTGAAGATTTTCCATATCTGCATGTGAATCTCATTCGGGAAATCTTGTTCCAGTACTGCGAATTGTGGAGTTCGGAAGAATCACAAAGCCAGTTTATTGAGAACTTGGGCGTTCCAGTTGCGTGGCTTCATGAGGCTATG GCAGTTTACTTTAGTTACTGTGGGGATTTCTCAAAGGCACTTGAACACTTTCTTCAATGTGCACATTGGCAAAAAGCTCATACTATTTTCATAACGTCGGTTGCTCATAAATTGTTCTTAGCAG CCAAACACTCGGAGATATGGAGGCTTGCTACTTCTATGGAGGACCATAAGTCTGAAATTGAAAATTGGGAATTGGGAGCTGGAATTTATATTTCATTCTATCTATTGAGATCTTCATTGCAGGAAGATAACAATACTATGAGTGAACTG GATTCTTTTGAGAGCAAAAATGCTATTTGTAGAGAGTTTCTTGGCCGGTTAAATGAGTCTTTGGCAGTTTTGGGTGGCAGATTTCAAGTTGATGcaag AGTAGCTTATTCAAAAATGGCTGAGGAGATATGTGGTTTGCTTCTTTCTGACATTGAAGGCTCAACCTGTGATGGTCAGCTAAGCTGCTTTGACACTGTTTTTAGTGCTCCTATTCCTGAAGACCTTCGCTCAAGTTATCTGCAGGGTGCAGTGTCTGTTTTCACGTGCTTTCTTTCAGAGGTGGCTACATAG